The DNA segment aattaaaaaagtgaacaatgcaacttattttgtaaatattataatttaaaaaaaactgtattatatattataagaaacaaatatattagaaaaaatatatttatatacttttagaaattatactaataataatattttttatttttaatatttatacagtttttatgttttaaaagGACAgctattaaaacaaaagatatgtcgtttattttctatatcaaAGCATATCTATAAGAAGATATATTCTAAATTCATTACAATGttactttaatttttataataatgctcATGTGAGTGTTATTAAGGATAACAATTTAtgcaaaattgtattatatatacatatgataataaatgtTTAAACACCTCCCAAAATAAGGTAATTTATCTAACTAccataaacaaaaatataatgttattttagtaataatattatattattattccatattaattttaaattgaaattaatataataataataataataataataataatatttttatctacagACAATTTCTGTATATAGGGCTAAATAATTGTATTACCtattttagtatatatataatatgatatcCCTTAACCTAgagattataaattatattccatCATAATGGATGATACTCTGGTACGTACactttttgatattatatttcctataaacttcattaagttttattttaataacattttcttaatacatatatttatcaattttttttaaatgtttttttagtgTGGAAAATTTGACTCTTTGAGGGAGTATTTACCTGATGATTTGAAAGATAGTAAACTtgatttttatgataataataatttcaaaAATTACTGCCCTGATAAAAACTGCAATAGTGAACTCGAAAAAATTACGATTGGATTTTTATGGTTACTTGAACAATATTTTGGTACATACCGAAGTACAGGTTATGGAGATAATACTAAtccattttttctatatatgaTTTCATGGCTTAGTTACAAATTAAAGCAAAACTCAGTGGATGGTTCTACCACAATAAATGGTTTTTATAATGAACATGTAAAAAATAGTGGTAAATATCCAAAATTTACAAATGCTGCCAATACATTTACAAACCTTGAGGATGttttaaatacaaaaagtGATTTgttgaataataatattgaagaTCTGTCTgaattttatgatatattcAAATTAATATGTAGTATGTATAATAATGTTGAAACGAATAGTCGTGACAAACTGCCAAATAATGCGAATGCttttattgaaaaatatagaGAGCTTAGCAATAACTGCAATATTAAAGGTACCGcatatagtaaaatattttctgctttatcaactgattatgataattttaaaaattattgtaataaaaaaggTGCTAATTGTAAAGAGTTTTCATCC comes from the Plasmodium yoelii strain 17X genome assembly, chromosome: 6 genome and includes:
- a CDS encoding PIR protein → MDDTLCGKFDSLREYLPDDLKDSKLDFYDNNNFKNYCPDKNCNSELEKITIGFLWLLEQYFGTYRSTGYGDNTNPFFLYMISWLSYKLKQNSVDGSTTINGFYNEHVKNSGKYPKFTNAANTFTNLEDVLNTKSDLLNNNIEDLSEFYDIFKLICSMYNNVETNSRDKLPNNANAFIEKYRELSNNCNIKGTAYSKIFSALSTDYDNFKNYCNKKGANCKEFSSLPEITTKFAAQLSGDTSSSSIGNKLFTVLSIFGAIAFFLGISYKYSLFGFRKRAQKQYLREKIKNIKKKMSH